One segment of Primulina tabacum isolate GXHZ01 chromosome 14, ASM2559414v2, whole genome shotgun sequence DNA contains the following:
- the LOC142525491 gene encoding uncharacterized protein LOC142525491: protein MNISNADNLWYGHLSSHIPSGSEPKLRTLWHIPSSHQIIIPSPEDRPYLAPKGYYTFFQHHFDAGLRFPLCDFFQELSKYYQVHLGLLTPNAFRLISCFAVLFRALGLPLNCTTFSYFLVLSRSKDGPFYVTSRSGHKLFDGAPSHVKDWKKYFFFVQPPKELTCFTDWYPVFTKPKLSKSYKKDEEYLQIMSVLGDRCFNIPKLLSEDLLCHAGLSPVKIKLKENAGTRVMNALFLRELSKTKAGGSSSVSQKSITPVVTMGPKGDCSAAEKKKTGSCSTTAKKPASSPSSPTAAKKKKAGSSSSASERASSPPPRAKSPPPSGKQNASTDLSPSAPQHGKRKISEISVVSVSSPEGSEPDEEPPLASAVHPLYTSDSAIVGRGPTPLAQKIMYQLPSDADAAFMGSLGWSDLLRRTCSSVTEVYFSL, encoded by the exons ATGAACATATCTAACGCAGACAACTTGTGGTATGGTCATTTGTCATCCCACATCCCTTCCGGTAGCGAGCCAAAACTTAGAACTTTATGGCACATTCCTTCCTCCCACCAGATTATCATTCCTAGCCCAGAGGACCGGCCCTATCTAGCCCCTAAGGGCTATTATACCTTCTTTCAGCATCACTTTGATGCAGGTCTCCGTTTCCCTTTGTGCGATTTCTTCCAAGAATTAAGCAAGTACTACCAGGTGCATTTAGGTTTACTCACGCCCAATGCTTTCCGTTTGATAAGCTGTTTCGCTGTGTTATTCAGAGCTTTAGGCCTCCCTTTGAATTGCACCACTTTTTCCTACTTCTTAGTTTTGTCCAGGTCAAAAGATGGACCTTTCTACGTAACCTCCCGGTCTGGCCACAAACTGTTCGATGGGGCCCCCAGTCATGTGAAGGACTGGAAAAAATACTTCTTCTTTGTACAGCCACCCAAAGAATTGACTTGCTTTACCGATTGGTACCCTGTCTTCACTAAACCCAAACTTTCCAAGAGTTATAAGAAAGATGAGGAGTACCTACAGATAATGAGTGTACTAGGAGATCGATGCTTTAACATTCCCAAACTTCTATCTGAGGATCTCCTATGTCATGCCGGGTTAAGTCCCGTTAAAATTAAGCTGAAGGAGAATGCTG GTACTAGAGTCATGAACGCCCTATTTCTCCGTGAACTTTCCAAGACAAAGGCCGGgggttcttcatcagtttcCCAGAAATCCATTACCCCGGTAGTCACGATGGGCCCAAAGGGagattgttctgctgctgagaaaaagaaaacaggTTCCTGTTCTACCACCGCGAAGAAGCCTGCTAGCTCCCCTAGCTCCCCTACTGCTgcgaagaagaagaaggcaggctcctcctcctccgcctCAGAGCGAGCCTCCTCGCCACCTCCTCGCGCCAAGTCCCCTCCTCCGTCTGGTAAGCAAAATGCATCCACTGATCTTAGCCCGTCAGCCCCTCAGCATGGCAAACGCAAGATTTCTGAGATTTCTGTAGTATCGGTCTCTTCTCCAGAGGGGTCCGAGCCCGATGAGGAGCCTCCCCTCGCATCGGCGGTGCATCCTCTATACACTTCGGATTCGGCCATCGTGGGGCGGGGTCCTACTCCTCTAGCTCAGAAGATAATGTATCAGCTTCCTTCCGACGCCGATGCAGCGTTCATGGGTTCACTGGGGTGGTCAGACCTCCTCCGCCGGACATGCAGCAGTGTCACCGAGGTATACTTCTCCTTATAA